A part of Cyanobacteria bacterium FACHB-DQ100 genomic DNA contains:
- a CDS encoding DUF4058 family protein, translating to MSLLDHFRPPLSTRRHWHSFHNAWSTYLAEALNEMLPEGYFAEPSAQFGIEIDVATFSEKIPVHSTRQPEISRWVPEAPTATLPFQPTTDVVEVQVFSIEAGPTLVGAIELVSPANKDRPAARDAFISKCQTYLQQGIGLIVVDVVTTLNANLHNELMERLRLEVELLDTGLYTIAYRVAEADNTFHLEFWQETLRIGADLPILPLFLKGGLCLPIDLDHTYQATCDRQRIA from the coding sequence ATGAGCTTGCTCGATCACTTTCGTCCTCCGCTCAGCACCAGACGGCACTGGCACAGCTTTCACAATGCCTGGTCTACCTACTTGGCTGAAGCCTTGAACGAAATGTTGCCAGAGGGCTATTTTGCGGAACCAAGCGCCCAGTTTGGCATCGAGATCGATGTCGCAACCTTCAGTGAAAAAATTCCAGTTCATTCGACTCGTCAGCCTGAAATCAGCCGATGGGTTCCTGAAGCACCTACCGCTACGTTACCGTTTCAACCCACCACTGATGTTGTGGAAGTGCAAGTATTTAGTATCGAAGCAGGACCCACTTTGGTCGGGGCAATTGAACTCGTCAGTCCTGCAAACAAAGACCGTCCTGCCGCACGCGATGCATTTATATCCAAATGCCAAACGTATTTGCAACAGGGAATTGGATTGATTGTGGTGGATGTCGTCACAACACTGAATGCCAACCTGCATAACGAATTGATGGAGCGATTGCGGCTAGAAGTTGAGCTGTTAGACACTGGTCTGTATACGATCGCCTATCGAGTGGCAGAAGCAGACAACACATTTCACCTGGAGTTCTGGCAAGAAACCCTGAGAATTGGCGCGGATCTACCGATTCTGCCGCTGTTTCTCAAAGGTGGATTATGTTTGCCGATCGATCTGGATCACACGTATCAAGCGACCTGCGATCGACAACGGATTGCATAA
- a CDS encoding tyrosine-type recombinase/integrase, translating to MPESVPDPILIVRTALAQAPTQAPPPATDLRESRIEEFLMAKSIAPNSKRAYRQDLKAFTDWTNAPWAMVSPRLVAQFKEHLLREKSGQRVLSDASVRRILGTLKNFFGWMTRSRYLEFDPTLEIELPKLPEPEARSLPDQAVEEILAAALSETTLPERNLAILLLLLHGLRASEVCNLNQEDYDGTRLRIRKAKADSKGTVPLNREAREVIDRYLEWCKAQGQAMSPDSPMFVSYSSQNAGARLTYGGIRTLVDKLRERTGINFTSHQGRHTFATNHVLMGMNPHHIMTIMRQKNPINFRRYTKAAEQAAAESEFYKFEN from the coding sequence ATGCCAGAATCTGTTCCTGATCCTATCTTGATTGTTCGTACTGCGCTGGCTCAAGCACCCACACAGGCTCCTCCGCCTGCAACCGATTTAAGGGAATCTCGCATTGAGGAGTTTTTGATGGCGAAGTCGATCGCCCCCAACAGCAAGCGAGCCTATCGTCAGGATTTGAAAGCCTTCACCGATTGGACAAACGCACCCTGGGCGATGGTCAGTCCGCGTCTAGTGGCTCAGTTCAAAGAGCATCTGCTGCGCGAGAAGAGCGGTCAGCGAGTGCTATCTGATGCAAGTGTGCGACGAATCTTAGGCACGCTGAAAAACTTCTTTGGTTGGATGACACGATCACGCTACCTTGAATTTGACCCCACGCTCGAAATCGAGTTACCCAAGCTGCCAGAGCCAGAAGCAAGAAGTCTGCCGGATCAAGCAGTTGAGGAAATTCTGGCAGCCGCCCTCTCAGAAACCACATTGCCAGAACGCAATCTTGCAATTCTGTTGCTCTTGTTGCATGGACTGCGAGCAAGCGAGGTGTGCAATCTCAACCAGGAAGACTACGACGGAACACGATTACGAATTCGCAAAGCAAAAGCCGACAGCAAAGGAACTGTTCCGCTCAATCGAGAAGCAAGAGAAGTAATCGATCGCTATCTCGAATGGTGCAAAGCGCAGGGACAAGCGATGAGTCCTGACAGTCCGATGTTCGTCTCCTATTCGTCGCAAAATGCAGGAGCACGGCTGACGTATGGCGGCATTCGTACCCTTGTAGACAAGTTGCGTGAACGAACAGGAATTAATTTCACGTCGCACCAAGGAAGACATACCTTTGCGACGAATCACGTCTTGATGGGCATGAACCCGCACCACATCATGACGATTATGCGCCAGAAGAATCCGATCAATTTCCGTAGATACACCAAGGCAGCGGAACAAGCAGCAGCAGAGAGCGAGTTTTATAAGTTTGAGAACTGA